The DNA region GTCGACTGGGGCGACCTGGAGCCGTGGACGGTGGGCCGGTTCGCCGACCGGGTGGACGGCATCCTCGCCGCGTCACAGGGCTGGACCGAGTCGGCGTTCCATCCGGTGACCGACCGCAGCGTCGGGCTGAACCAGGCGTCCTGGTCGTTCCGACGGGTCGGCGGGGACAGCTACGACGTCCGGATCCGGTTGGCCACCCCGCAGACCGTCGACCGGCTGTGCGGCCAGGCCGGGCTGGACACCGCAGGCGTCTTCTCCTGCCGGGCCGGCACCACGATAATGATCAACCTGCGGCGGTGGCTGCAGGGGGCCGACGGCTACCCGGTGACCATCGACGAGTACCAGACCAGTGTGATCAACCACGAGGTCGGCCACTACCTGGGCTTCGACCACATGGGGTGCGCCGGTGCGGGCCAACTGGCCCCGGTGATGGGGCTGCAGACGACCGACCTGGGTGGTTGCCTACCGAACCCGTACCCGTTCGACGTCGACGGCCGGTTCGTCAGCGGCCCCTGGCAGCCGTCCTGACCGCGCCGGGTCGTCGCGGCGCAGTTCGGTCCGGGCCAGGGCGGGCAGCCCGTGCCGGCGGCGGGCGGCCATCCAGCCGATCGAGCCGGCGACCACGACCACCGCGAGCAGCACCAGCAGGGCGATGTCCGGTGTGCCGAGCAGTTTGAGCGCGCTGGCCAGCAGGACCAGGGTCAGCGCCCGGCGGACCAGTCCGCCCGGGGCCCGGGAGGAGAGCTGGGCACCGAGCCAGGCCCCCGGCACCGCGCCGAGCAGCAGTGAGGCGGTCAGGTCGAGGCGGAAGTCGCCGAACAGCAGGTGCCCGAGGGCTGCGGCGATCACCAACGGGACCGCCTGCACCAGGTCGGTACCGACCAGGAACGCCGGGCGCAGCAGCGGGTAGAGCATCAGCAGCGCGATGATGATCAGCGAGCCGGAGCCGACGCTGGTCATCCCGACGATCAGCCCGCCGACCGCGCCGATCGCCACGGTGGGCAGCGGGCGGGCCTTCAGCGGGGCCTCGGCCGTGTCGGCGACCACCGGCTCGGTGCCGGCGGCGACGGCCCGGCGGCGGGCGGCGTGCTCGACCATCCGGGTGTAGGTGCGGAACACCAGGCCGGCGGCGGCCAGCAGCAGCGCCACTCCGAGGGCCACCTTGATGCCCTGCTGCAGACTCTCGCCGTCACCGAGCGCCCGCAGCAGCAGGACGCCGGCGAACGCACTCGGCACGCTGCCCAGGCAGAGCCAGCCGACCAGGGACCAGTGCACGGTCCGCCGTCGGATGTGCACCAGCCCACCGACCGGCTTCATGACCGCGCTGACCACGAGATCGCTGGAGACGGCGGCGAGCGGCGGGACACCGAAGAAGATGACCAGCATCGGGGTCATCAGCGCCCCGCCGCCCATCCCGGTCAGCCCGACGATGATCCCGATGCCGCAGCCGGCGAGCACCAACACCCAGTCCACCCCACCGAGGGTGCCGGACCGGACCGGCAATGTCTAGCTTGTCGATCGGAATTATCAAGGCGATAGGTGAACCGAATCGGGTCGGTTCCCGGTCAGTCCGCGGGCAGCGCGTTCGCCTCAGTCCGCAGGCAGCGCGTTCGCCTCAGTCCGCGGGCAGCGCGTTCGCCGCGACCACCCGGCGGTACCAGTGCGCGCTCTCCTTCCAGGTCCGCCGCAGCGTCTCGCGGTCGATGTGCACGATGCCGAACGTCTTGGCGTAGCCCCGCGCCCACTCGAAGTTGTCCATCAGCGACCACACGAAGTAGCCGCGCACGTCCGCCCCGCCCTCGATCGCCTCGGCCACCGCGGTCAGGTGCCGGTGCAGGTAGTCGATCCGACGTGGGTCGCGAACCCGGCCGTCCGGGTCGACCACGTCGTCGAACGCCGCCCCGTTCTCGGTGATCATCAACGGCAGCCCCGGGTAGTCGCGGTGCAGCCGCAGCAGCAGCTCGGTCAACCCGGTCTCGTCGATGTTCCAGCCCATCTGGGTGTACGGGCCCGGCTGGGGGACGAACTCGACATCGGCGGCGGCGATCCACGGCGACGCCGCACCGTCGGCATGGCCGTCGGCGGTCGACCGGGGCGAGACACCGTCCCACTGCCGTACCAGCACCGGGTTGTAGTAGTTCACCCCGAGCAGGTCGAGCGGGGCGTGGGCGGCCGCCTCGTCCCCGTCCTGGACGAACGCCCAGTCGGTCACCGAGGCGGTGTCGTCGATCAGGTCCCGGGGGTAGGCACCGTCCAGCATCGGGCCGAGGAAGGCCCGGTTGGCCAGAGCGTCGATCCGGCGTACCGCGTCGGCGTCGGCTGCAGACTCGCCCCGGACGTGGTGCAGGTTCAGCGTCACGCTGACCTGCGCCGCCGGGTCGATGGTGGCACGCAACGCCCGTACCGCCAGGCCGTGGCCCAGGTTGAGATGATGTACGGCGGCCAGCGCGGCGGCCGGCTCGGTCCGCCCCGGGGCGTGCACCCCGGAGCCGTAACCCAGGTACGCCGAGCACCACGGCTCGTTCAGGGTGATCCAGGTGTGCACCCGGTCACCGAACACCTCCCCCATCCGGCCGGCGTACTCGGCGAAGCGCTGTGCGGTGTCCCGGTGCGGCCAGCCGCCGGCGTCCTCCAGCTCCTGCGGCAGGTCCCAGTGGTAGAGGGTGGCCACCGGCGCGATGCCCCGGGCCCGCAGGCCGTCGATCAACGCCGAGTAGAAGTCGACACCCTTGCGGTTGAGCTGACCGCCGCCGTGCGGCAGCACCCGCGACCAGGAGATCGAGAACCGGTAGGCACCGACACCCAGGTCGGCAAGCAGGTCCAGGTCCGCCTCCAGCCGGTGGTAGTGATCGCAGGCCACGTCGCCGGTGTCGCCGTTGCTGACCAGGCCGGGGGTGTGCGCGAAGGTGTCCCAGATCGACGGCGTCCGGCCGTCGACTGCGGCAGCCCCCTCGACCTGGTACGACGCGGTCGCCGTCCCCCACAGGAAGGTGCCTGGGAAGGCGCGGCCGGACGGTACGGATGCTGACATGTGGGACTCCCCTTACGCGCTGAGCACGATCTCGAGCTGGTCGGCTTCCGGGTCGGCGGTGACCCGGACGCCCGCCCGGTGACATCGGCCGGTCCGGGACCGGTCGACGCGGCGGCGGACACTCCGACGATCATCAGGCTCCAGGATGCCTGCTGACCGCCGGTGCGCCGGGTCCGGATCCACCGTCCGACCCGGGTGACCTCGAACACGGCGCCGGGCCGTCGATCGTGTCGCCGCGCCGGGTGACCGGTCACGCTGGCGCGGATATCCTCGCAACCGTGCACTCCGCCAGCGACCTCGCAGCGGTGACGCAGGCCGGTTCCGGCATCCCCCGGCCGACGTGACCGCCGCACCGGTCCACCCGCTGCTCGCCGTCCTGCACCGGGTGGCCGACGGCGACTTCCCGCCAGCCACTGGCGGCGTCGACGTCACCGGAGCCCTGCCCGGCGGGTGGGAGTGCGTCCTGGCCTTCACCGGGTACGCGGTCGTCGCGACCGCCGTACCGCCGGCGCAGGTCCTCGCCCACTCCCCCGACGGATTCGGCGGTGCCCACGCTCCGGACTTCCTGCGCTGGCTCGCCGGCCCGCAGGGCTGGCTGGACAGCCTCGACGTCACCCTGGTCGCCCGGGGCCAGGGCACCGACGGCGGGCCCGCCCGGCTCGTCCCCCGCGACGACCTGGTGGAACATCCACGGGTACGCCGGGCGCGGCGACTACGCCAGCGGGTCGTCGCGTACGGCGACGACCGGGGCGTGGTCACCCTCGCCGACGGGCTGGCCGGCCGCCGGGAGCTCAGCATCGAGGTCACCCGACCCGCGCGGCGGACCGGACGGGCACTGCTCGCCGACGCACTGACCCTGGTGCCGGCCGGTGAGCCGGTCTTCGCCGCGGTCGCCCCGGGCAACGCGAGATCGCTGCGTGCCTTCCTGGCCACCGGCTTCACCCCGATCGGTGCCGAGGTGCTGATCGCCCCCGACCCGCGACGCCGGCCGTGACCACCCGCCCGCGACGCTGATGCACCTCGATCGCGACCCGCAGCGATCAAACCGATTGCGGCCGTCGACCGCGCCCGCCTACCGTGGACCGTACAGCGATCACCGAGGAGCCACCGATGCGCCGATTGGCGAGACCCGACGCCGCTGCACGCGGCTGAGTCTGCTCCTGTCCGCTGCGGCGCCCCCACACCGACCAGCCCGGCGACGCCGGCGCCGGTGGCCGTCGCCGCCCCACACCACCTCTCATCGGAGAGTTTCAATGAGTCACACCCTGCTGCCCGGCACCCGGGCGCCGGTCAAGGTCTGGACCGATCCGTCGACCATCGAACCGCAGGCCAGCCAGCAGCTGCGCAACATCGGCGCGCTGCCCTGGGTGCACGGCGTCGCGGTGATGCCCGACGTGCACTACGGCAAGGGCGCCACCGTCGGCTCGGTGATCGCGATGCGTCAGGCGTTGGCCCCGGCCGCGGTCGGCGTCGACATCGGCTGCGGCATGTCGGCGGTGCGCACCAACCTGACCGACGCGCAACTGCCCGACGACCTGGCAGCGCTGCGCAGCGCCATCGAGGCCACCATCCCGGTCGGGTTCCAGGCCCACGACGACCCGGTCGACCCGCGCCGGGTGCACGGACTGCCGACCGCCGGCTGGGACCGGTTCTGGTCGGCGTTCGCCGGCCTGCACTCCGGGGTCGCCGCGCTGGAGTCACGGGCGCAGCGCCAGCTGGGCACCCTCGGCGGCGGCAACCACTTCATCGAGGTCTGCGTCGAGCAGGGCGGCACCGACGCCGGCCGGGTCTGGCTCATGCTGCACTCCGGCTCCCGCAACATCGGCAAGGAGCTGGCCGAGCGGCACATCGCGGTGGCCCGCGCGCTGCCGCACAACGCCGGCCTGCCGGACCGGGACCTGGCGGTGTTCCTCGCCGACACCCCGGAGATGGCCGCGTACCGGCGGGATCTGACCTGGGCCCAGGAGTACGCGGCCCGCAACCGGGCGATCATGCTGGCGCTGCTGTGCCGGGTGCTGCGCGACGCGGTACCGGCGGCCCGCTTCGACGAGCCGATCTCGTGCCACCACAACTACGTGGCCGAGGAGACCTACGACGGGGTACCGCTGCTGGTGACCCGCAAGGGCGCGATCCGGGCCGGGCACGGTGAGCTCGGCATCATCCCCGGGTCGATGGGCACCGGCTCGTACGTGGTGCGGGGGCTCGGCAACGAGGCGGCGTACCGCTCGGCCTCGCACGGCGCCGGTCGGCGGATGTCGCGGTCGAAGGCGAAGAAGACCTTCAGCGTGACCGACCTCGCGGCACAGACCGCCGGTGTGGAGTGCCGCAAGGACGCCGGCGTGGTCGACGAGATTCCGGCAGCGTACAAGGATCTCGACCAGGTGATCGCCGAGCAGGCCGACCTGGTCGAGGTGGTGGCCCACCTGCGGCAGGTGGTCTGCGTCAAGGGCTGAGCGGCGGCAGCGCCCGCCGGCCGCCGTACCGGCTCGTCGCGGGCCCGCCGGGTCCTGTTCGGACCTGGCGGGCCCGCGGCTATTACCATGGGGCGATGCTGTCACGGAGGGTGACAGCAACCTTCCGATGGTGAGGCCCCCATGTCCCGACTCCGGGCGTACGTCGAGCATGTGAAGACCAACGACGGGCACGTCCGGCTGTGGACCGTCGTCGGCGCGCTCGCCGCCGTGATCGCGCTGCCGCTGAGTGTGGTGGTGGCACTGGCCAGCGGTGACGACGGTACCTCGACGGCGGGCCGCCCCATCCCGGCCGGCTCGGTCGAGGGCGCAGACCCGGTCGACGACCCGAGCAGAGCCACGCCGGTCGACGCGGCGTCCGACGCGCCGGACGCCACCGTGGTCCCGGCGGTCGAGGTGCGCATCCCCAGCGGCACCGGGGTGGACCTGGACGCCGGCCAGCACGAGGGCGTCCGCGTGGACGGACCGATCGGGGACATCGACCTGCACTACGACGTGGCGATGGGGCTACGCGGCAACGGTGCCGACATCTACCCGGACGAAGGGCCGAGCGCACAGGCAGCGGAGCGCTGTGCCCGCGCGGTCGCCGCCGAGCTCGACGGGCAGCCGGCGGTGGCCATCTACCGCGCCGGCCAGCAGTACTGTTTCCGCACGTCCCAGGGGACGGTGGGATGGACGCGGGTGAAGGACCGCCCGGGGATCTCCGTCGACCAGTACGTCGTGCTCGACGTCCGGCTGTGGCCGGACGCCTGATCCGTCAGGGCCGAGTGGCTAGCGGACCGTACGCAACGGACGGCGGGCGGTCGTGCCGGGTCGGGCGTCGAGACGTGCGGCCAGCCGGGTCGCGTCACGCACCGCCTGGTCGCCACAGCAGGTGTTGAACAACGCGTGCAGCTCGGTGGTGTCGGCGGCGAGTCCGCGCAGCCGCTGTGCCCAGTCGGCAAGCTCGCGGTCGCCGTAGGCGTACCGGAACTTCTCCTGCTTGTCGCCGCCGGTCCACTGCCCGCTGTGTCCATGGAACCGGACCACCGCTGGGTCCGCGGTCACCACCAGGACCGGCGGTACGGACGCCCGATGCCCCTGCGGCATGTCGACGCAGACGTACGACAGGTCGTGCTCGTGCAGCATCCGTAACGTCTCCAGGGTGTGCTGACCGAACCAGGAACCGTGCCGCAGCTCGACGGCCAGCCGGGCCGGTCCACCGGCCAACTGCCGGCACCGCCGCGCCGTGTCGAGGATCCGCTGGCGGGCCGCGTCGGAGCGCACCAGCCACGGCGGGAACTGCAGCAGCACCACGCCGAGTTTGCCGGCCGCCGCGAGCGGGTCGAGCGCGGCTCGGAACCGGGCCCACAGTTCGTCGTGCGCCTCGGGGTCCAGGTCACACCAGCGCAGCTCGCCGCCGCCGGTCGGCCGCAGGTCGGCCGGCAGCGTCCGGGCCGCCACCCGGTGCCCGGTGAACAGGCCGTACGCCTTGACGTCGAAGGTGAAACCGGCGGGGGTACGGTCGGCCCACGCCTGGGTCGTCCGCACCGCTGGAATGGCGTAGTAGCTGGTGTCCGCCTCGACCAGGTCGAAGTGTCCGCTGTAGTGGGCGAGCCGCCCGGCCGGGGTGTTCGCCGACCGCGGATACCAGCCGGAGGCGATCAGCTGCTGATCCGCCCAGGACGACGTACCCACCCGGATCACACTCATGTCGATCGTTGTCCCCAACCGGTGGTCGCGCCAAACGCCGCCGGTCCCGGACGGATCGGGTGGTGGCTCCGCAGCGCGGAGCGGGCCGACCCCCCAGCAGGGTCGGCCCGCTCGCGTACCGGATGTCCCGTTCCTCAGTGGGTCAGGGTCATGTTCGACAGGTGACCGTCGGCCATGTCCAGTTGCCGTTGGCCATGATCGTCACACCGAAGTTGTTACCACTGCCGTTCGGTCTGGCGGTGACGGTGCCACTGGTGCCGCTGACCGAAGCGTTCCAGCTGTTCTGGATGCTCTGGCCGTTGCCCAGGCTGAGGGTGACCGTCCAGTTGCTGACGTTCTGGACCGAGACGTTGAGGTTGAACCGGTCGCCGAACTGCTGGCCGGCCGACAGAACGGCGGTGCAGTTGCTCTGGCCCGGGTTGCCCGGGTTGCCCGGGTTGCCGGTGGGGCTGGGACCGGGGTTGCCGGTGCCGCCTTCCCAGACGGTGATGTCGGAGCTGCCGTTGCTCTGGTAGCCCTCGGTCGCCATCACCTGGTAGCTGTGGTTGGAGCCGAGCTGCATGCCGGCGCGCGCCCAGGCGTCGAAGTGGTTCGCGGTGGTGATGGTGCCGCCGGTGCGCTTCTGCTGCCGGACGCTCCAGTACTGCCAGAACGTCTGGGTGCCGTCGATCGACGGCGCGTTGACCCGCTGGCTGCGCAGGATGTCGTAGACGCCACCGTCGGTGGTGACCGAGCCCATCCGCTGCGCGCCGCTGCTCGGGTTGTAGCTGCCGAAGTTCTCGACCACGTAGTACTCGATGAGCTGGTTACGCGTCCACCCGTACAGGGCGAGGTAGGTGTTGTTGTTGCCCGGGTTGTAGGTGCCCGAGTAGCTGACCGTCCGGCGGGTACCGGTGGCCCAGCCCTTGCCACCGACCCAGTTGTTGGTGTTGTTGCTCCACTGGCTCGAGTAGCGGCCGTTCTCGCGCAGCGTCATGCTGGCGCTGCCGCTGTCCTTCCAGAACGAGAAGAAGTAGCCGTTGTGCGTGCCGGTCTGGTTCGAGGTGAGGGTTCGATCGGCCTCGGCGTGCGCGCTGGGGGCGATCACCAGGCCGCCGGCGACCAGCGCTGCGGCGCAGGCAGCGCCGAGGAGCAGCCGCAAGCGACCGCGGCGCCTCCGGGTGGTGGGGATGTCGTTCATGTAGTCGCGTCCTTCTCGTGACGGCTGGCAGTAGGCCAGCGATGCGGTACGACCCGACAGCTCCCCGTGGCCAGGTGACGGCCCCGGTCATCGGCGTCGCACCACGCGGTGGTGGTGGGGGGACCGGTCGTGCTGCCCGACCGGTCGGAGTGGATCGCCGTGGGGTGGCATCGACAGTGATTGAGTACTGTCGATGGCCGAGAGTATTGGGCCATCGACCAACTTGTCAACGACTTTCGGAAACATTACGGAAACACCATCGACCGGCAGACCCTGCGTGAGCGAGGCATTCCCACTGTCCAGTACCGGCAGGCGACTCGGAGCTCGGCGGCCTCCACCCTCGACTGGGCGATCATGTGCCCGGGTCGACGTAGGCCAAGGTTCCGGAAGAGTTCCGGAAGCTTGCGTGACCGCCCGACCCGCTCGTGCAACCTCGCGACGGCCGGTTCCGTCACTAGGGTGTCACGGCGGAAGGAGACCCTCTTGAGCAGCGAGCGTGACGAGCAGTTCCGGGACTTCGTCCTGGCCCGGCGTACCGATCTGGTCCGGACCGCGACGTTGTTGACCGCTGGCGACCCACATCTCGCCGAGGACCTGGTCCAGTCGGCACTGACCAAGTTGTACGTGTCGTGGCCGGCCTTCCGCCGATCCGGCAACCCCGGCGGGTACGTCTACCGGACACTGGTCAACACCCTGCGCGACGAGTGGCGACGACCCTGGCGCCGCCGCGAGAGAACAACGCCCGACCTGCCCGAACACGCGTATTCGCCGGTGGGCGACGGCGGCCCTGACGAGCGGCTGCGCGGCGCGCTGCGCGCGCTGCCGCCACGGATGCGCGCCGCGATCGTCTTCCGCTACTTCCACGACCTCGACGTGGCCGAGACCGCCGAGGCGCTCGGCTGCTCGCAGGGCACGGTCAAGAGCCAGACCGCCCGTGGACTGGACCGGCTGCGCGCCGCTCTTGGCAGCGCCGACGGCCACCGGTTCCCCTCCCCCACCACCACCCTGCCTGCGGCCTTCTGAGAGGTTTCCATCCAATGACTGACCTGCACTCCCGACTCCAGGCGATCGCCGGGCCGGTCGCCCCACCGACGTCGACCATGGTCGACGCCGACCTCGCCCGGGGGCGTCGCGCGCTGCGCCGCCGCCGTACCGCCACGCTGGTGACCGGCTCCGCCGTCGCCGCAGCCGCAGTGCTCACCGCCGTGTTGACCCTGCCGGCGGTCCTGCTCGACCGGTCCGGCGGCGACCCCGGCGGCACCAGCACCGGCACTGGCGCGGTCACCCAGCTCGTCGCCTACACCGGCGAGCAGCCCAGTGGCTTCACCCTCGACCGGGTGCCGGCCGGCTGGCAGATACAGGGCCAGGACGAATGGACCCTGACCCTGGCCCGCCCCGACGCGGCCGATCAGGACGTACGCAGCTGTGTCGGGAAGATCTGCATCTGGTTGCAGGAGTTCGTACCGACCGGCGTGGTGAGCAGGCAGGTGGAGGTAGCCGGTCGACCGGGGATCCTGGCCACGATGCACGACACCACCCATCCCGGCACCCTCTTCGTCGAGGTGCGCCCGGACGTCTACCTGACGATCCAGTTCTGGGACGGGCTGAACTGGTCCGAGACCGAAATCGTCGAGTTCGGCGCCGGCATCCACGTACACGACGATGCCAGGGTCACCCACGGCTGACGGTCACGTCGCCGGGTGCCGGCACCCGGCGACGTCGCGTCGGCGGTGCGGCCGGATATTGCGTCGCAGGTGCGCCGGCGCTCGCCGATGATGACCCGATGGCCGACACGTCGACGGCGACCATCATCGACTACTACACGTTCCGGTACCGGGAGGACCAGCGGCTGCGGTCGCGGCCGTGCAACCGCCTGGAGTGGCGGCGCACCTGCGAACTGCTCGACGAACTGCTGCCGGCGGCACCGGCCCGGATCCTCGACGTCGGCGGTGCCGACGGTGCGTACGCCCGCCGGCTGGTCACCGCCGGCCACCGGGTCCGGCTGCTGGACCTGGTCCCGGCGCACGTGGCGCAGGCCCGCGCCGGCCAGCCGACGATCGACGCCGCGGTCGCCGACGCTCGCGCGCTGCCCGAGCCGGACGACGCGTACGACGTGACGCTGTTACTCGGGCCGCTGTACCACCTTCCGGAGCCGGCGGACCGG from Solwaraspora sp. WMMD791 includes:
- a CDS encoding DUF3152 domain-containing protein, giving the protein MDIGRNRGTTAGLLAALLAAGVLVGCGTAPATPVWQPAPGAAGGQAVPGDGTPSTAPPSTAPPSPTPSPTPTTPPDSAIPRSGAGSFDAAAGSPGRIGIGTRIVTYRVEVERDVDWGDLEPWTVGRFADRVDGILAASQGWTESAFHPVTDRSVGLNQASWSFRRVGGDSYDVRIRLATPQTVDRLCGQAGLDTAGVFSCRAGTTIMINLRRWLQGADGYPVTIDEYQTSVINHEVGHYLGFDHMGCAGAGQLAPVMGLQTTDLGGCLPNPYPFDVDGRFVSGPWQPS
- a CDS encoding sulfite exporter TauE/SafE family protein translates to MDWVLVLAGCGIGIIVGLTGMGGGALMTPMLVIFFGVPPLAAVSSDLVVSAVMKPVGGLVHIRRRTVHWSLVGWLCLGSVPSAFAGVLLLRALGDGESLQQGIKVALGVALLLAAAGLVFRTYTRMVEHAARRRAVAAGTEPVVADTAEAPLKARPLPTVAIGAVGGLIVGMTSVGSGSLIIIALLMLYPLLRPAFLVGTDLVQAVPLVIAAALGHLLFGDFRLDLTASLLLGAVPGAWLGAQLSSRAPGGLVRRALTLVLLASALKLLGTPDIALLVLLAVVVVAGSIGWMAARRRHGLPALARTELRRDDPARSGRLPGAADEPAVDVERVRVR
- a CDS encoding GH1 family beta-glucosidase; this translates as MSASVPSGRAFPGTFLWGTATASYQVEGAAAVDGRTPSIWDTFAHTPGLVSNGDTGDVACDHYHRLEADLDLLADLGVGAYRFSISWSRVLPHGGGQLNRKGVDFYSALIDGLRARGIAPVATLYHWDLPQELEDAGGWPHRDTAQRFAEYAGRMGEVFGDRVHTWITLNEPWCSAYLGYGSGVHAPGRTEPAAALAAVHHLNLGHGLAVRALRATIDPAAQVSVTLNLHHVRGESAADADAVRRIDALANRAFLGPMLDGAYPRDLIDDTASVTDWAFVQDGDEAAAHAPLDLLGVNYYNPVLVRQWDGVSPRSTADGHADGAASPWIAAADVEFVPQPGPYTQMGWNIDETGLTELLLRLHRDYPGLPLMITENGAAFDDVVDPDGRVRDPRRIDYLHRHLTAVAEAIEGGADVRGYFVWSLMDNFEWARGYAKTFGIVHIDRETLRRTWKESAHWYRRVVAANALPAD
- a CDS encoding RtcB family protein, with the translated sequence MSHTLLPGTRAPVKVWTDPSTIEPQASQQLRNIGALPWVHGVAVMPDVHYGKGATVGSVIAMRQALAPAAVGVDIGCGMSAVRTNLTDAQLPDDLAALRSAIEATIPVGFQAHDDPVDPRRVHGLPTAGWDRFWSAFAGLHSGVAALESRAQRQLGTLGGGNHFIEVCVEQGGTDAGRVWLMLHSGSRNIGKELAERHIAVARALPHNAGLPDRDLAVFLADTPEMAAYRRDLTWAQEYAARNRAIMLALLCRVLRDAVPAARFDEPISCHHNYVAEETYDGVPLLVTRKGAIRAGHGELGIIPGSMGTGSYVVRGLGNEAAYRSASHGAGRRMSRSKAKKTFSVTDLAAQTAGVECRKDAGVVDEIPAAYKDLDQVIAEQADLVEVVAHLRQVVCVKG
- a CDS encoding DUF72 domain-containing protein encodes the protein MSVIRVGTSSWADQQLIASGWYPRSANTPAGRLAHYSGHFDLVEADTSYYAIPAVRTTQAWADRTPAGFTFDVKAYGLFTGHRVAARTLPADLRPTGGGELRWCDLDPEAHDELWARFRAALDPLAAAGKLGVVLLQFPPWLVRSDAARQRILDTARRCRQLAGGPARLAVELRHGSWFGQHTLETLRMLHEHDLSYVCVDMPQGHRASVPPVLVVTADPAVVRFHGHSGQWTGGDKQEKFRYAYGDRELADWAQRLRGLAADTTELHALFNTCCGDQAVRDATRLAARLDARPGTTARRPLRTVR
- a CDS encoding glycoside hydrolase family 11 protein, yielding MNDIPTTRRRRGRLRLLLGAACAAALVAGGLVIAPSAHAEADRTLTSNQTGTHNGYFFSFWKDSGSASMTLRENGRYSSQWSNNTNNWVGGKGWATGTRRTVSYSGTYNPGNNNTYLALYGWTRNQLIEYYVVENFGSYNPSSGAQRMGSVTTDGGVYDILRSQRVNAPSIDGTQTFWQYWSVRQQKRTGGTITTANHFDAWARAGMQLGSNHSYQVMATEGYQSNGSSDITVWEGGTGNPGPSPTGNPGNPGNPGQSNCTAVLSAGQQFGDRFNLNVSVQNVSNWTVTLSLGNGQSIQNSWNASVSGTSGTVTARPNGSGNNFGVTIMANGNWTWPTVTCRT
- a CDS encoding SigE family RNA polymerase sigma factor; this translates as MSSERDEQFRDFVLARRTDLVRTATLLTAGDPHLAEDLVQSALTKLYVSWPAFRRSGNPGGYVYRTLVNTLRDEWRRPWRRRERTTPDLPEHAYSPVGDGGPDERLRGALRALPPRMRAAIVFRYFHDLDVAETAEALGCSQGTVKSQTARGLDRLRAALGSADGHRFPSPTTTLPAAF